A window of Streptomyces sp. NBC_01142 genomic DNA:
CGACCCCCTCACCCCCGCCGCCCGCGCAGGCGCCGGCCGTGCCCGCCGTGCCTCCCTCGTACGACACCCCTCCCCCTCCCCTCTTCGACACAGCGCCCTCGTACGACGCCCCTCCCGCCTACGACCCCTCCACCGCTTACGCCCCCTCCCCGTCGTACGACACCCCCTCGTACGACGCTCCTTCCCCCTCGTACGACCCCCTCTCGTACGACACACCCTCCCCCTCGTACGACACGGGAAGCTTCCCGGCGTACGACGACACCGCGCCCATGCCAGGGCCCCTCTTCCAGCCCCCGGCCGGAGAACCCTGGCACGCACCTGCAGGAGACCGACCGTGAACACCCCTCTCCCCGATGTCCCCGAGGTCCGTGTCGTCGGCCTTCCCCAGCTGACACAGGGTTTCGACCTGGTGGAACGGCTCGACCTCGCCATGCACCTCAAGGTGCACGGACCGCTCGAACCCGTGACCGGTGAGCTGCTCGCTCAGCTCGCCGACGACATATCCCTGACCGGGCGCGGCGGCGCGGGATTCCCGTTCGGCAAGAAGCTCCGCGCCGTCGCCAAGTCCGCCATCCGGCGCGGCGTGCGGCCCGTCGTCGTGGTCAACGGCAGTGAGGGCGAGCCCGCCTGCCGCAAGGACACGGTGCTGCTCAACCGCGCGCCCCACCTCATCCTGGACGGCGCTCTGCTGGCCGCCGAGGCGCTGGGCGCGCGCACCCTGGTCGTCGCGGTCACCCGCAACTCCACGGAGGTCTCCATCCGCGCCGCACTGGCCGAGCGCGGACTTTCCGACCGGCGCGGGCAGCAGCTGCGTGCGCGGGTGGTCCGTACCCCCGAGCGCATGGTCTCCGGTGAGGCCTCCTCCGTCATCCGCGCCGTGAACGGCGGCCCCGCCCTGCCGCCCGGCCGACGTGAGCGCGCCTCGGACACCGGCGTCGGCGGCGCCCCGACCCTGCTCTCCAACGCGGAGACGTTCGCGCAGCTCGCCATCGGCGCCCGCATCGGCCCCCGCCGCTACGCCCACACCGGTCTGGACACCGAGCCGGGCACGGTCATGCTGACGATCTCCGGCGCCGTCGCGCGCCCCATGGTGGTGGAGGTCCCCACGGGCGTACCGCTGCGGTACGTCCTCCAGCTGGCCGGCGCCCCGCCGCTGCCCCAGGGCGTCCTGACGGGCGGCTACCACGGCAACTGGATCGACTCGGTCGCCGTCCAGGAGGCCGTCGTCTCCAAGGCGTCCCTGGCCTCCGTGGGCGGCGCCCTGGGCGCGGGCGCAATCCTGCCGATCGGCCCCGAGACCTGCCCGCTGGGCGAGGCGCTGCGCGTGGCCAACTGGCTGGCCGCCGAGACCGCCGGCCAGTGCGGACCCTGCAAACTGGGCCTGCCCGCCGCGGCCGGCGGTCTGTCCGACGTCATGAACGGCGGCGGCCCGGCCGCTCTGGAGGCGCTGCGCGAGGTGACCCAGGCGGTGAAGGGCCGGGGCGCGTGCAAGCACCCCGACGGTTCCGCGCGCTTCTTCGCCTCGACGCTGTCCGCGTTCACCGACGACCTTGCCGCCCATGTGCTTGACGGCGGCTGCGGACGCGAGACGATCGGCGTGCTGCCGCTCCCCAGCCCCGGCTACGAGGAGGCGGAAGAGTCGATTCCGAGCGGTGAGAAGGTCGCTGTGGACTGGACGCTCTGCCAGGGCCACGGACTCTGCGCGGACCTCATCCCCGAGCTGATCCGGCTCGGCCCCGACGGCTACCCGGCGGTGGCCGACGCGACCGTTCCGATGCATCTGCGGGGCCGCGCCCAGCGGGCCGTACGCCGGTGCCCCGCGCTGGCGCTCCGTATCGAACAGGCACCGGCCGACCGGGCCCCCGCGCCCGCCGGTCGCCCCGCCCTGCCCGGCAGCAACCGCAAGGCCCTGGGCAGCGGCCGCAGTTGACGGACACCCCCCGCACACAAGGAAGCGGGCCACCCGATCGGGTGGCCCGCTTCCTTGTGTGTACTGCTTCTGTGGAGCTAAGGAGAATTGAACTCCTGACCTCCTGCATGCCATGCAGGCGCTCTACCAACTGAGCTATAGCCCCGTGCGATGTGTCGTCTTGCTGGAAGGTTTCCCCCTCGGCGACGTCGCCAACATTAACGCTCTCTCCGGCGCATCACCAAATCGTTTCCGGTCTGTACGGACTAGGCCGGTAACGTCCCTCTTCGTGACCGTGATCGCACTGTCCAGTTCTCGCCGGCCGACCCTCGCCGCAGCCTCGGTCTGTCTGCTCTCCTTCACGGTTTTCTGGATGGCACAGCGCGCCGCCGACGTGTCGATGATCGACCTGATGGTCTACCGCGCCGAGGGCGAGTCCGTACGCGCCGGAGCGGACCTGTATGCGATGCGCGCCACCGAGGCGAACCTCCCGACGACCTACCCGCCGTTCGCGGCACTGCTGTTCACACCGCTCACGCTGCTCGACGTCCCGGCGATGTGCACCCTGGCCACCGCCGGGAACCTGCTGTTGCTCGTCGCCTTCGCCGGCCTCTCGCTGCGGGTGACCCACCCGCACGCGGACCCGCGCGCGGCGACGCTCTGGGTGGCCGCGGCCGCCGTGTGGTGCGAGCCGGTGTGGACGACGCTTCGGTACGGCCAGATCAATCTGCTGCTCGCGGTCGCCGTGCTCTGGGACCTCACCCGTCGCGCGGGCCACAGATGGGCGGGCGCCGGCATCGGGTTCGCCGCCGCGGTGAAGCTCACTCCCGCGCTCTTCGCGCTCTTTGTGCTGATCACAGGGCTGGTACGGGCCCGGCGGGAGGGCTGGAACCCATGGCTGCGCCGGGCCGCGACGGCGGCCGCCGTCTTCGTGGGCACGACACTCGCGGCCGCCGCCGCCCTTCCGTACGACTCGCGCCGCTTCTGGACCGGGGCGGTCTTCGCCGCCGACCGCGTCGGCCACGCCGAGGACACTGCCAATCAGTCGCTGCGCGGGGTGCTCGCCCGGCTGCTGCACACCCCCGATCCGGGGATGTGGTGGGCGGCGGCGGCCGCTCTGGTCGCCGCGGCCGGGCTCACCGTGGCCGTGCGGGCGTCGCTGCGCGGGGAGCGGGGCCGCGCGATCGTCACCTGCGCCGCCACGGCGCTGCTGATCAGCCCGGTTTCCTGGTCGCACCACTGGGTGTGGTGTGTGCCCATGGTGCTGTTCCTGGTGGCGCACGGCGCCCCGAGGGGTGCGGCCGTGGTGGGGCTGGTGTTCTGTTCGTACGCCCTGTGGTGGGTTCCGCACGGTCCGGGACGGCTCGAACTGGCCCAGCACGGGGGCCAGATGGCGCTGTCGGCCCTCTACTCGCTCACGGCGGCGGGCATCCTGCTCATGCCGTGGCGAACGAGTAGAACCGTTTGAGGGTGCAGTGCTCATCGAGGAGACGCCCGTAGATCGGCTCCCCCTCGAGCTCCCGGTAGGTCTCGATGGGGTCGCCCTTTATGATCAGCGCCCGCGCGCACTCCTCGCACCAGTACTGGTACTCGGGATTGATCGGGTCCATGTCCCGGACGATAGGCGTACCACTGCCGCACCAGTCACATTTCCGCCTGTGTGCACCCATCACTCAGCTCCAGCTGTGGCCGCAGGCCGTGCACACGTAGGAAACCCCGCCGTTGTCGCCGAGGACTTGGGCGACATGCCCGGAACCGCAGGACGGGCAGCTGAGACGAGCGCGTACCTCCGCCGTGACAAGCAGTTCATCGGCCTCATCGGCCTCCTCGCTGCTGCTGGCGGACATCGTGCTCTCCCTCCCGTTCTGGCCGGTGTCCCTCCGGCCGTCCGATTCTGCCATGGCCACGCAAGAGCGTCAGCGGCGTTTATGTACGAGACCGGCCACGGCACCCAAGATCGACGCCGCCGCCAGCGCGAGTGCGCACACCCACAGTGCATCGGCGGACCCCTGTGCCCCGGGAACCGTCTGCCGATTCAGGAAAAGTGTGCCGAATACGGCGACGCCGATCACCTGGCCGAGCTGGGTGACGGTCACCAGCAGCCCGCTGGCATCCGCCGCGTCCTGCGGCTCCACGGTCGCGAGCGCACCCGTGAGCGTAGGGCTGAAGGCCAGCGAGAGACCGACGCCGACGGCCACGAAGGCGACGTACATCCACGGCCCGCCGTCGCCACCGTCCCGCAGCACCGCACCGACCGCCGCCGACCCGAGTGCGGTCAGCGTGAAACCGCCCGCGACCAGCATCTTCTGGAGTCCGGCGGGCCAGCGCCGCCAGGTCAGCCCGACCGCCCCGAAGACCAGCGCGGTCGGCGCGAACATCAGCCCCGCGCGGAGCGCGCTGTAGCCGAGACTGCCCTGGACATGGAGGGTGAGGACGAAGAGGAAGCCCGCGTTCACCGCCATCACCACGGCGATCCGCAGCACCGCACGCCCCATCCCCGGGATGCGCAGTACGCGCGGTGCGATCAGTGGCGCGCCGCCGCGGCCCGCCAGCCGCGACTCGTACGCAAGGAAGAGGCCGAAAAGTGCCGTGGACACGGCCAGGGAGAGCCAGGACCAGAGGGGCCAGTCCTGTTCCTGCCCGAGCACCAGCGGGACGGTGAACAGGGACACGGCGGCGGCGAGCAGCACCAGACCGGGCAGATCGAGCCCCCGGGCGCGCTCGGGCTCGTCCCGCCGGTCCTTCGGCAGCACCCGCGCGCCCAGCACCAGGAGTGCCGCACCGATCGGAACATTCACCAGAAAGACGGGGCGCCAGCTCGCGCCGAAGAGGTCCGCGCTGACCAGCACACCGCCCACCACCTGCCCGGCGGCGGCTCCGGTGGCAAGGACCGCGGAGTAGGCGCCGAGGGCCCGCACCCGCCCCTCACCGGTGAAGTTCCGCTGGATCAGGCTGAGCACCTGGGGGATCATCAGGGCCGCGCCCGCGCCCTGGACCAGCCGGAAGGCGATCAACTGGCCGGTGCCCACGGCGAGTCCGCAGGCGAGCGAGGCGGCCGTGAAGAGCAACAGGCCGCCCAGATAGGCCCGTCGGTGTCCGAGCAGATCGCCGAGCCTGGCTCCGGTGATCAGCAGAACGGCGTACGCGATGGTGTACCCGGCGATGACCAGCTGCAACCCCGCACCGGACGCGTCGAGTTCGGTACGGATGGTGGGGGCGGCGACGTTGACGATGAAGGTGTCGAGCAGCGCCATGAACTGCGCGGCCAGCACGACCGCGAGCAGCAGGCGTGGTCCGTTGTCAGTGCCGGGGGCTTTACTGAGCAGTGGAGTTTCCGGAGAGGTCGTCGTCATGGCTGCGAGCCTGACGGCCTTCCGGTACGGGTAACGAGAGCCCACCGATGCTGGTACTGACAGCACCTGGCAAGCGGGGTCCCGGGCCTCGACCATGGGGGGTGTGACCACGATGACGGCGATGAACACGACCGGTGCGGCGCATGGCACGGCCAGCGGTGCGGCACACGGCGCGGCACAGCAGCGCCGCAGACCGGAGCTGGCCACGTTCCTGCGCAGCCGCCGGGCGCGGGTGACGCCCGCCGATGTGGGCATGCCGCCGGGGCTGCGCCGCCGCACACCCGGGCTGCGCCGCGAGGAGGTCGCCCAGCTCTCCGGTGTCGGCATCACCTGGTACACCTGGCTGGAGCAGGGCCGCCCGATCAATGCCTCGGCCCAGGTCCTGGACGCCGTGGCGCGTACGCTCCGGCTCGACCAGCCGGAGCGGGAGCACCTCTATCACCTGGCAGGGGTGCCGTACGCCCCGGACAGACAGGCGGACGCGGAGAACGTCGGCCCGGAGATCCAGGGCATCATCGACGCCCTCGACCCGCATCCCGCCGTGGTCTACAACGCGCGGTACGACATCCTCGCCACGAACCCCGCCTACCGTGATCTGTTCGCGCTGCGCGGTCTGGAGGCCCTTGGCGTACGCAATGTGCTGTGGACGCTCTTCATGGTGCCGGAGCCCTCCTGCCCGCTGGTCTTCCGGGAGTCGGAGCTGCCGCTGATGGTGGCGCAGCTGCGCGGTGCGTACGGACGCCATGTGGGCGAGCCGGCCTGGGAGTCGTTCGTCCACCGGCTCTCGGCGTCGAGTGCGTACTTCGCCGAGCTGTGGGAGAGCGGGGACGTCGTCCCGCCCGGGCCGCGGGTGAAGACCTTCCGGCACGATGCCGTCGGCGAGGTGCGGATGACCTCGGTCTCGCTGTCGATCAACGGAATGCCGGAGTGCCGGATCGTTGCCTACACGCCGAACGACGAGGAGAGCCGCGGGCGGATAGAGACACTGCGTGACCTGCGGGGCCGGGAGTGAAGCCAAGGGGCTTGGGGGCGCAGGCGGAGAGCCAGGGGCGAGCGGAGGGCGAGGGGGCGGTGGGGCCGTGGGGGCGAAGCCGAAGGGCCGGGGAAACGCGAAATCCCGCCCTCTGACGAGGACGGGATCCGGGTTTGTGGAGCTAAGGAGAATTGAACTCCTGACCTCCTGCATGCCATGCAGGCGCTCTACCAACTGAGCTATAGCCCCGCGTGTTCTTCGCGCTCCGCGCTGCGAACAAGAAGAACTTTAGCCTGCGACCTGCCGGAAAGTGAAATCCGGGGGCGCCGGCCCGAACCCCGGGCGGGACACCGGAGGCGGCCGGGCTCAGTCGTCGTCGCCGAGGACCGGTTCCGGGAGCGTACCGGCGTTGTGCTCGAGCAGGCGCCAGCCTCGCGCGCCCTCGCCGAGCACCGACCAGCAGCAGTTGGTGAGCCCGCCCAGGCTCTCCCAGTGGTGGGACTCCATGCCGAGGAGCCGGCCGATGGTGGTGCGGATGGTGCCGCCGTGGCTGACGACGACGAGCGTGCCGTCATCGGGCAGCTTCTCGGCGTGGTGCAGCACCACGGGAGCGGCCCGGTCGGCGACCTCGGTCTCGAGCTCGCCGCCGCCGCGCCGCACGGGCTCGCCGCGCTTCCATGCCGCGTACTGCTCGCCGTACTGCGCGACGATCTCGTCGTGGGTCAGCCCCTGCCAGGCACCCGCGTAGGTCTCACGCAGGGCAGCGTCGTAGGAGATGGCAAGCCCGGTGATCCCGCTGAGCTCGCCGGCCGTGGCCGACGCGCGCTTGAGGTCGGAGGCGACGATCGCATCGGGTTTGAGCGAGGCGAGCAGCCGGGCAGACCGGCGCGCCTGGGCGACACCGGTCTCGGTCAGCTCGATGTCCGTGGAACCCTGGAAGCGGCGCTCCAGGTTCCAGGCGGTCTGGCCGTGCCGCCACAGGACGATGCGGCGCCCCGTGCTGCGCTTGCTGTTGTCTCTGCCGTTCAGCTCAGCTCACCTTCCGTGTTGCCGGCGAGCTGTGCGTGCTCCTCGGCCTTACCGCGGGTCTTGAGGGCGTCCTCGGGCAGCGGCAGTTCGGGGCAGTCCTTCCACAGCCGCTCGAGGGCGTAGAAGACGCGCTCCTCGCTGTGCTGGACGTGCACGACGATGTCGATGTAGTCGAGCAGGATCCAGCGGGCGTCGCGGTCGCCTTCACGGCGCACCGGCTTGGCGCCGAGCTCCTTGTTCAGCCGCTCTTCGATCTCGTCGACGATCGACTTGACCTGGCGGTCGTTGGGCGCGGAGGCGAGCAGGAAGGCGTCGGTGATCGACAGCACATCGCTGACGTCGTAGGCAATGATGTCGTGCGCGAGCCGGTCGGCCGCTGCCTGGGCGGCGGCGTTGACGAGCTCGATGGAGCGATCCGTGGCGGTCACAAGCAGGCTTTCGTCGGCGGTCAAGAACCCTTCAAGGGTCTCACGGACCGCCGACAGCCCCTGCCGGATTGTTTCAGGCCCTGATCATTCGACCTTGTAGTCCTGCCCGAGCACGACCGAGACATCGGCGTTCGTGACCGCCTTGCCCTTCTTCACGGCGCTCGCCGGCAGCCCCAGGGTCTTGGCGACCTCCACGGCCTTGGCCTTCTGCGCCTCGTCTCCATAGGTGACCTGCGAGGACGACGCCGTGTCGGCCTTGCCTCCGTCGATGACCGCGTAGCCGCCGTTGACCAGGGAGATCCGCGCGGCCTCCGTGGCGCCGGTGCTGCCGGTGGCGTTCTTGATGCCCACACGGACGGCCGCGCCCTTCTCCGGTGCGGTGACCGAGCCGCCCAGGACGTCCTTGACGACGCTGTTGGCGGTCTGCTGGGTGAGAGTGCCGTCCTGCTGCACCGGGAGCACCGCCGTCTTGTAGTCGCCGCCCTTGGCGTGCTCGGCGAGCTTGGCGAGCGAGGCGCCCAGGTCGCTCTCGCGCAGGGACGGGTCGAGGATCTGCGCCAGCGTCTCCACGGCGAGGGTCGCGGACTTCGGGTCGTCCGGGAACTTCCGCAGGACGCCCTGCATGACCTGGCCGAAGCGCTGGAGCTGCTTCGCCTCGGCCTCGCCGGGCCCGAGGTAGGTGGCGTAGGCGACGGCCATCCGCCCGTTCAGTGTCTGGTTCTCGCCCTTCTTCACCACCGGCTCCTGGCCCTTCTTGGCGGCGGGCACCTCGGTGTCGGTGGTCAGGTCGATACTGCCGACCTGCTCGACCAGATTCTCCAGATACGGAGTGTCCAGCCGCCAGGTGCCGGTGATCTTGGCTCCGAGGAGGGAGCCGATCGCCTCGCGGGTGCCTGTGGAACCGTCGTCCT
This region includes:
- the rsfS gene encoding ribosome silencing factor produces the protein MTATDRSIELVNAAAQAAADRLAHDIIAYDVSDVLSITDAFLLASAPNDRQVKSIVDEIEERLNKELGAKPVRREGDRDARWILLDYIDIVVHVQHSEERVFYALERLWKDCPELPLPEDALKTRGKAEEHAQLAGNTEGELS
- a CDS encoding helix-turn-helix transcriptional regulator, with amino-acid sequence MNTTGAAHGTASGAAHGAAQQRRRPELATFLRSRRARVTPADVGMPPGLRRRTPGLRREEVAQLSGVGITWYTWLEQGRPINASAQVLDAVARTLRLDQPEREHLYHLAGVPYAPDRQADAENVGPEIQGIIDALDPHPAVVYNARYDILATNPAYRDLFALRGLEALGVRNVLWTLFMVPEPSCPLVFRESELPLMVAQLRGAYGRHVGEPAWESFVHRLSASSAYFAELWESGDVVPPGPRVKTFRHDAVGEVRMTSVSLSINGMPECRIVAYTPNDEESRGRIETLRDLRGRE
- a CDS encoding NADH-quinone oxidoreductase subunit NuoF family protein; translation: MNTPLPDVPEVRVVGLPQLTQGFDLVERLDLAMHLKVHGPLEPVTGELLAQLADDISLTGRGGAGFPFGKKLRAVAKSAIRRGVRPVVVVNGSEGEPACRKDTVLLNRAPHLILDGALLAAEALGARTLVVAVTRNSTEVSIRAALAERGLSDRRGQQLRARVVRTPERMVSGEASSVIRAVNGGPALPPGRRERASDTGVGGAPTLLSNAETFAQLAIGARIGPRRYAHTGLDTEPGTVMLTISGAVARPMVVEVPTGVPLRYVLQLAGAPPLPQGVLTGGYHGNWIDSVAVQEAVVSKASLASVGGALGAGAILPIGPETCPLGEALRVANWLAAETAGQCGPCKLGLPAAAGGLSDVMNGGGPAALEALREVTQAVKGRGACKHPDGSARFFASTLSAFTDDLAAHVLDGGCGRETIGVLPLPSPGYEEAEESIPSGEKVAVDWTLCQGHGLCADLIPELIRLGPDGYPAVADATVPMHLRGRAQRAVRRCPALALRIEQAPADRAPAPAGRPALPGSNRKALGSGRS
- a CDS encoding histidine phosphatase family protein gives rise to the protein MNGRDNSKRSTGRRIVLWRHGQTAWNLERRFQGSTDIELTETGVAQARRSARLLASLKPDAIVASDLKRASATAGELSGITGLAISYDAALRETYAGAWQGLTHDEIVAQYGEQYAAWKRGEPVRRGGGELETEVADRAAPVVLHHAEKLPDDGTLVVVSHGGTIRTTIGRLLGMESHHWESLGGLTNCCWSVLGEGARGWRLLEHNAGTLPEPVLGDDD
- a CDS encoding glycosyltransferase 87 family protein — protein: MTVIALSSSRRPTLAAASVCLLSFTVFWMAQRAADVSMIDLMVYRAEGESVRAGADLYAMRATEANLPTTYPPFAALLFTPLTLLDVPAMCTLATAGNLLLLVAFAGLSLRVTHPHADPRAATLWVAAAAVWCEPVWTTLRYGQINLLLAVAVLWDLTRRAGHRWAGAGIGFAAAVKLTPALFALFVLITGLVRARREGWNPWLRRAATAAAVFVGTTLAAAAALPYDSRRFWTGAVFAADRVGHAEDTANQSLRGVLARLLHTPDPGMWWAAAAALVAAAGLTVAVRASLRGERGRAIVTCAATALLISPVSWSHHWVWCVPMVLFLVAHGAPRGAAVVGLVFCSYALWWVPHGPGRLELAQHGGQMALSALYSLTAAGILLMPWRTSRTV
- a CDS encoding MFS transporter, translated to MTTTSPETPLLSKAPGTDNGPRLLLAVVLAAQFMALLDTFIVNVAAPTIRTELDASGAGLQLVIAGYTIAYAVLLITGARLGDLLGHRRAYLGGLLLFTAASLACGLAVGTGQLIAFRLVQGAGAALMIPQVLSLIQRNFTGEGRVRALGAYSAVLATGAAAGQVVGGVLVSADLFGASWRPVFLVNVPIGAALLVLGARVLPKDRRDEPERARGLDLPGLVLLAAAVSLFTVPLVLGQEQDWPLWSWLSLAVSTALFGLFLAYESRLAGRGGAPLIAPRVLRIPGMGRAVLRIAVVMAVNAGFLFVLTLHVQGSLGYSALRAGLMFAPTALVFGAVGLTWRRWPAGLQKMLVAGGFTLTALGSAAVGAVLRDGGDGGPWMYVAFVAVGVGLSLAFSPTLTGALATVEPQDAADASGLLVTVTQLGQVIGVAVFGTLFLNRQTVPGAQGSADALWVCALALAAASILGAVAGLVHKRR